One genomic window of Gossypium hirsutum isolate 1008001.06 chromosome D11, Gossypium_hirsutum_v2.1, whole genome shotgun sequence includes the following:
- the LOC107926804 gene encoding uncharacterized protein — translation MVKEGEPRGEAITSSSSSPSLCDSETEDLERMPLVPLPLMKNNRYLSKQLSLCETRREIAWERRRRQILRQERRKNGIIENGLTDEDLHELKGCIELGFGFNEEEGQKLTSTLPALDLYFAVNRQLSPSPVSTPHSRGSSLSLGDRSSSFGSPTSTESDWKIYSPGEDPQLVKTKLRHWAQAVACSVLQSF, via the exons ATGGTGAAGGAAGGAGAGCCAAGAGGAGAGGCTATTACATCGTCGTCATCGTCGCCGTCATTATGCGACTCCGAAACGGAAGATTTGGAACGTATGCCATTGGTGCCATTACCATTGATGAAAAACAATAGGTATTTATCGAAGCAATTATCGCTGTGCGAGACGCGACGGGAAATTGCTTGGGAAAGAAGGCGGCGCCAGATTCTTCGTCAAGAGAGAAGAAAGAATGGGATCATTGAGAATGGGTTGACAGATGAAGACCTGCATGAACTTAAAGGGTGCATAGAGCTGGGATTTGGATTCAATGAAGAAGAAGGCCAAAAACTTACAAGCACATTGCCTGCATTAGACCTTTATTTCGCTGTAAACCGACAGCTTTCTCCAAGTCCAGTTTCAACCCCTCATAGTCGTGGCTCTTCGTTATCACTTGGTGATCGGTCATCTTCTTTTGGAAGCCCTACAAGTACTGAGTCAGATTGGAAAATTTACAGCCCAG GGGAAGATCCTCAGCTAGTGAAGACTAAGCTAAGGCATTGGGCACAGGCTGTTGCATGTTCTGTGCTGCAATCATTTTAA